From Pseudomonas alcaligenes, a single genomic window includes:
- the recC gene encoding exodeoxyribonuclease V subunit gamma produces MQELSPGLIVIHGNRLEELRALAVEWMRSHPLNPLENEVLLVQSNGIAQWLKMALAEREGCGIAAALDVGLPARFLWQAYRTVLGNDAIPQQSPLDKAPLTWRLMRLLPGLLAGEAFAPLRRFLADDNDLRKRYQLAERLADLFDQYQVYRADWLADWAGGHDRLRTSRGGYQELSDESRWQPALWRALLAEVGDEQLAQSRAGVHPRFVARLNELSSPPPGLPRRITVFGISSLPAQVLEALAAIARFSQVMLYVHNPCQHHWGDIVEDKDLLRHEYRRQQRKPGLAALGEADLHQHAQPLLAAWGKQGRDYINLLDQYDEPQHYREQFKRIDLFNPAPEGSLLSQLQNDILDLRPLVETRETWPPVDLERDNSLRFHVVHSAQREVEVLHDQLLACFSADPTLRPRDVIVMVPDVNTYAPHIQAVFGQFGRDDLRYIPFTLADQGLRGKDPLVIALEHLLQLPDSRFSVSEVLDLLDVPALRARFGIREDELPTLRRWLEGAGVRWGLDADQREALGVGQGLEQNTWRFGLRRMLLGYAVGRSGAYVDIEPYDEIGGLDAALIGPLTRLLDSLEYQLEQLRAPVTPMLWGERLRGLLEAFFLPQGERDEVLLSQLQDGLDSWLALCESAGLDVPLTLPVVREAWLGELDQGRLSQRFLAGSVNFCTLMPMRAIPFRHVCLLGMNDGDYPRSQAPLDFDLMAGDYRPGDRSRREDDRYLLLEALLAARDRLYISWVGRSIRDNSERPPSVLVGQLRDHLANAWTLAGGGKLLHALTTEHPLQPFSRRYFDAGTELFSYAHEWAALHGQPSAGGSGESLPAWEEGLLLSPELLQSFLRDPVKCFFTLRLKVHLDEEVQARLDSEPFTLDGLERYQLQDNLLKSALARDGDAQTALFGAADRLQRSGVLPLAGFGEHYRATLLEPLPAQLQRYESLCQLWSVPVESPRQLSFCAADVQLEGWLGGLRQKADGSLARLELSPGALAKKGIWKWHRLLRPFVLHVVAAACGVPITTLLVGEDQALTFAPLPSEHASRILVNWLQGWSAGMQAPLPVALKTSMAWLQEQSDDKARTAYEGGYNFTGEAASSASLARQFPDYTRLTADGQFPKWSERLYQPLLESNPATIKEDLA; encoded by the coding sequence ATGCAGGAGCTTTCCCCAGGTCTAATCGTTATCCATGGCAATCGTCTCGAGGAGCTGAGAGCTCTTGCGGTGGAGTGGATGCGTAGTCATCCACTAAACCCGCTTGAGAACGAGGTACTGCTGGTACAGAGCAACGGTATCGCTCAGTGGCTGAAGATGGCGTTGGCCGAGCGGGAGGGCTGTGGCATTGCTGCGGCATTGGACGTGGGTCTGCCAGCACGCTTTCTTTGGCAGGCGTACCGCACTGTATTGGGTAATGACGCGATTCCGCAGCAGTCGCCCTTGGACAAGGCGCCACTCACCTGGCGCCTGATGCGCCTGCTGCCTGGCTTGCTGGCGGGCGAAGCCTTCGCACCGTTGCGCCGCTTCCTGGCCGATGACAACGATCTGCGCAAGCGTTATCAACTGGCAGAGCGGCTGGCTGATCTATTTGATCAGTACCAAGTTTATCGTGCTGACTGGTTGGCGGACTGGGCAGGGGGGCATGATCGTCTACGCACGTCGCGTGGTGGCTATCAGGAGTTGAGCGACGAGTCGCGCTGGCAGCCGGCACTTTGGCGTGCCCTGTTGGCTGAGGTTGGGGATGAACAGTTGGCGCAAAGTCGCGCCGGGGTTCACCCGCGTTTTGTAGCGCGACTGAATGAGTTGAGCTCCCCGCCGCCCGGCTTGCCGCGCCGTATTACGGTGTTTGGTATCTCGTCGTTGCCAGCCCAGGTACTAGAAGCGCTTGCTGCCATAGCGCGTTTCAGCCAAGTCATGCTCTATGTGCACAATCCCTGTCAGCACCACTGGGGGGACATCGTTGAAGACAAAGATCTGCTGCGTCATGAGTACCGTCGCCAGCAACGTAAACCTGGCCTGGCGGCTTTGGGCGAGGCTGATTTGCATCAGCATGCCCAGCCGTTGCTGGCTGCTTGGGGCAAGCAGGGGCGCGATTACATCAACCTGCTGGATCAGTACGACGAGCCGCAACACTACCGCGAGCAGTTCAAACGCATCGACCTATTCAACCCGGCGCCTGAGGGCAGCCTGCTGAGCCAGTTGCAAAACGACATCCTCGATCTGCGCCCTCTGGTGGAGACTCGTGAAACCTGGCCACCGGTTGACCTGGAGCGCGATAACTCGCTGCGCTTTCATGTCGTTCACAGTGCTCAGCGTGAAGTGGAGGTACTGCACGATCAGCTCTTGGCCTGCTTCAGCGCAGACCCAACCCTGCGTCCGCGTGACGTGATCGTCATGGTGCCGGATGTAAATACCTACGCGCCTCACATCCAGGCGGTGTTCGGGCAGTTTGGTAGAGATGATCTCCGCTACATTCCCTTCACCCTTGCCGATCAAGGGTTGCGTGGTAAGGATCCGCTGGTTATCGCCCTGGAGCATCTGCTGCAACTGCCAGATAGCCGCTTCAGTGTCAGCGAGGTGCTGGACCTGCTGGATGTCCCAGCACTGCGTGCGCGCTTTGGTATCCGGGAAGACGAACTACCAACATTGAGGCGTTGGCTAGAGGGGGCTGGTGTTCGCTGGGGGCTGGACGCTGATCAACGTGAGGCCCTCGGTGTTGGTCAGGGCTTGGAGCAGAACACGTGGCGTTTTGGTCTGCGGCGCATGCTGTTGGGCTACGCAGTGGGGCGCTCTGGTGCCTATGTCGATATCGAGCCTTACGATGAGATTGGCGGCCTGGATGCGGCGTTGATCGGTCCGCTTACGCGCCTTCTGGACTCCCTTGAATATCAGCTTGAACAACTGCGTGCTCCCGTCACGCCGATGCTCTGGGGGGAGCGATTGCGTGGGTTGCTAGAGGCTTTCTTTTTGCCTCAGGGCGAGCGTGATGAGGTGTTGCTCAGCCAGTTGCAGGACGGCCTCGATAGTTGGCTGGCGCTCTGTGAGTCCGCTGGACTGGACGTGCCTTTGACCCTGCCTGTGGTACGCGAGGCATGGCTTGGTGAACTTGATCAGGGGCGTCTCAGTCAGCGCTTTCTTGCTGGCTCGGTGAACTTCTGCACGTTGATGCCGATGCGCGCCATTCCATTTCGCCATGTCTGCCTACTGGGAATGAACGATGGCGATTATCCGCGGAGCCAGGCCCCGTTAGACTTCGACTTGATGGCCGGTGACTATCGACCTGGCGATCGCTCTCGTCGAGAGGATGACCGCTACCTGTTGCTGGAGGCGCTACTGGCTGCGCGAGACCGGCTCTACATCAGCTGGGTGGGGCGCAGTATTCGTGACAACAGCGAGAGGCCACCATCAGTACTAGTTGGCCAGTTGCGCGACCACCTCGCTAACGCCTGGACTCTGGCTGGTGGCGGAAAGCTGCTGCACGCTCTGACTACCGAGCACCCGCTTCAACCTTTCAGTCGCCGCTACTTCGACGCCGGGACTGAGCTTTTCAGTTATGCCCATGAGTGGGCTGCACTGCATGGTCAGCCCTCTGCCGGCGGTTCTGGTGAAAGTCTGCCAGCCTGGGAGGAGGGACTGCTGCTGAGCCCTGAGCTATTGCAAAGTTTTCTGCGCGATCCAGTTAAGTGTTTTTTCACTCTCCGCCTCAAGGTGCACTTGGACGAGGAAGTGCAAGCCAGGCTGGACAGCGAGCCATTCACCCTTGATGGGTTGGAGCGCTACCAGTTGCAGGACAACCTGCTCAAGTCCGCCCTGGCTCGGGATGGAGATGCGCAAACCGCACTGTTTGGTGCTGCTGACCGCTTGCAGCGCAGTGGCGTGTTACCGCTGGCAGGCTTCGGTGAGCACTACCGCGCTACGTTGCTGGAGCCTTTGCCTGCCCAGCTTCAACGCTACGAGAGTCTTTGCCAGCTGTGGTCCGTGCCCGTGGAGTCGCCACGCCAGTTGAGTTTTTGCGCTGCCGACGTGCAACTGGAGGGGTGGCTTGGTGGCCTGCGGCAAAAAGCTGATGGCAGTCTGGCACGCCTGGAGCTGTCGCCTGGCGCGCTGGCTAAGAAAGGAATCTGGAAGTGGCACCGCCTGTTGCGGCCTTTTGTGTTGCATGTAGTGGCAGCTGCTTGTGGTGTGCCAATCACCACGTTGCTGGTGGGCGAAGATCAGGCACTGACTTTTGCCCCGTTACCGTCTGAGCACGCGTCGCGGATTCTTGTGAACTGGTTGCAGGGCTGGAGCGCCGGCATGCAGGCGCCCCTACCTGTGGCGCTCAAGACCTCTATGGCCTGGTTGCAGGAGCAGAGCGATGACAAGGCTCGAACCGCCTATGAGGGCGGTTACAACTTCACCGGTGAGGCGGCAAGTAGTGCCAGTCTGGCGCGGCAATTCCCCGATTACACCAGACTGACTGCCGATGGCCAGTTCCCCAAATGGAGTGAGCGTCTCTATCAGCCGCTGCTTGAGAGCAACCCGGCCACCATCAAGGAGGATCTGGCATGA
- a CDS encoding YafY family protein has protein sequence MPSNTSRRTLARQWELLRLLPNKAPGLTATELHTRLQDAGHDSSKRTIERDLLELSQLFPLQCNDKGMPYGWHWMPGCASELPGLSLGEALTLRLVEDSLHALIPNHMLKALEPRFRQAHQKLHSLSDEVPAARWIRKVASVHPDLSLLPPTVDEGILETIQEALLYEKQLSCVYYAAHKDQVHHFTLNPLALVQRGQVTYLLATVEPFEDVRQFALHRFSSAQVLDIVATEPAEFNLRSYLESGAMQFGTASQTRIVAWINDGLARLLRETPLSDDMTLTDEADGSVLVATVTDSWELRWWILSHAGSIQIREPKKLAAEITHRLSLALAMQGQY, from the coding sequence GTGCCTAGTAATACCTCTCGCCGCACACTGGCTCGTCAGTGGGAGCTCCTCCGCCTGCTTCCAAACAAGGCCCCCGGGCTGACCGCAACGGAACTGCACACGCGTTTACAAGATGCTGGGCATGACTCCAGTAAACGTACTATCGAACGCGACCTGCTAGAGCTCTCTCAGCTCTTCCCTCTTCAATGCAACGACAAGGGGATGCCCTATGGGTGGCATTGGATGCCAGGTTGTGCGAGCGAGCTGCCTGGCCTTTCCCTGGGCGAAGCTCTGACACTTAGGTTGGTTGAAGATAGCCTGCATGCGCTGATTCCCAACCACATGTTGAAGGCCCTCGAACCCCGTTTTCGACAAGCCCATCAGAAGCTGCACTCCCTGAGCGACGAGGTACCGGCAGCACGATGGATTCGTAAAGTGGCCAGCGTGCATCCAGATCTCTCGCTCTTACCGCCGACAGTCGATGAAGGCATCCTCGAGACGATTCAAGAAGCATTGCTTTATGAGAAGCAACTGAGCTGTGTGTATTACGCCGCGCACAAGGATCAGGTACATCACTTCACCCTTAATCCACTGGCTCTGGTGCAACGCGGACAAGTGACCTATCTGCTAGCCACCGTGGAGCCATTCGAGGACGTCCGCCAGTTTGCCCTGCATAGATTCAGCTCTGCACAGGTGCTGGATATCGTGGCTACTGAGCCGGCCGAATTCAATCTGAGGAGCTACCTAGAAAGTGGCGCCATGCAATTTGGCACTGCGTCTCAGACCAGGATCGTTGCTTGGATCAACGATGGGCTTGCTAGGCTGCTCAGGGAGACGCCTCTATCAGACGATATGACCCTAACAGATGAAGCCGATGGGTCAGTGTTAGTGGCTACAGTTACGGATAGCTGGGAGCTACGCTGGTGGATCTTGTCGCACGCGGGATCAATACAAATCCGAGAGCCCAAAAAACTTGCCGCTGAGATAACACATCGTCTTAGTCTGGCGCTTGCTATGCAAGGTCAATACTAA
- a CDS encoding NAD-dependent deacylase has protein sequence MIPDQIIKMVQCSRHLLIFTGAGVSAESGIQTFREAQTGLWERFEPGELATPAAFRRDPALVWGWYEWRRLQVLSARPNPAHIAIAELAKRVPKLTVITQNVDDLHERAGSTEIIHLHGSLHEPRCFACGRSYAGVVTELTVQPGTERCEPPRCERCNGRVRPGVVWFGEPLPERSMRSALAAARHCDCLLSIGTSGVVMPAARIPEVALERGAAVIHVNLQPVEVSAPNEFSLIGRAGELLPSLLQQAFPSS, from the coding sequence CTGATTCCAGATCAGATTATCAAAATGGTTCAGTGCTCCCGTCATTTGTTGATTTTTACGGGGGCGGGTGTTTCTGCGGAAAGTGGTATCCAAACTTTTCGCGAAGCGCAGACAGGTTTGTGGGAGCGTTTTGAACCTGGGGAGCTGGCTACGCCAGCTGCATTTCGACGTGACCCTGCTTTGGTTTGGGGGTGGTATGAGTGGCGGCGATTGCAGGTGCTAAGTGCGCGCCCCAATCCAGCCCACATTGCGATTGCCGAGTTGGCCAAGCGGGTGCCGAAGCTGACAGTGATTACCCAGAATGTCGACGATCTGCATGAGCGGGCTGGCAGCACTGAGATTATTCATCTGCATGGCAGTCTTCATGAGCCTCGTTGCTTTGCCTGTGGCCGGTCTTACGCAGGTGTAGTCACTGAGCTGACGGTTCAACCTGGTACTGAGCGCTGTGAGCCACCACGTTGCGAGCGATGCAACGGCAGAGTAAGGCCAGGTGTTGTCTGGTTTGGAGAGCCTCTACCTGAGCGCTCAATGCGCTCGGCTTTGGCTGCTGCCCGCCATTGCGACTGCCTGCTTTCCATTGGTACATCAGGTGTTGTGATGCCGGCGGCCCGTATCCCGGAAGTGGCTTTGGAGAGAGGGGCTGCTGTTATCCATGTAAACCTCCAACCCGTTGAGGTGAGTGCTCCAAATGAGTTCTCCCTGATCGGCCGGGCCGGCGAATTACTCCCGTCCCTATTGCAGCAAGCTTTTCCTAGTTCATGA
- a CDS encoding tetratricopeptide repeat protein, whose protein sequence is MSKSADVFNLMDSLLAPSDKVEITEPGEVQRLYAGIGMPALRTAELAEQSRLFTYHEIKAANPLLRLSDPIRLRRQYEQLRAEALQGDADALNDLGWLWLNGSRLKPEPLLARRLFKIAAVLGSSEALFNLADQAFYGKGVRANPLLAIDYYEQAFESGIPCAAQALGGLYERGDEGVCIDHAKAIAWYKRGADEQDTMACFLHGRLALDESSSEYNQAIGLYWLQWAAMSGEVLASERLADFYRSTFDSPPDRDGRLYCFWRDMAISQGSRLAEEMLALDGQCQLASNR, encoded by the coding sequence ATGAGCAAATCTGCCGATGTGTTCAATCTGATGGATAGCCTTCTTGCACCAAGTGACAAGGTTGAAATCACCGAGCCTGGAGAGGTGCAACGCCTATATGCCGGTATCGGTATGCCAGCGTTACGGACAGCTGAGCTAGCCGAACAGAGTCGTTTGTTCACCTACCACGAAATCAAGGCTGCCAATCCGCTTCTGCGGTTGAGCGATCCGATCCGGCTTCGTCGACAGTATGAGCAGCTGCGAGCAGAGGCACTGCAGGGTGATGCTGATGCGCTAAACGACTTGGGTTGGCTTTGGCTCAACGGCTCCCGGTTAAAGCCTGAACCGCTCCTGGCCAGGCGCCTCTTCAAAATTGCAGCGGTGTTGGGTTCTTCAGAGGCGCTTTTCAATCTTGCGGATCAGGCCTTCTATGGCAAAGGTGTGAGAGCTAACCCGCTCTTGGCCATCGATTATTACGAGCAGGCTTTTGAGTCTGGTATTCCCTGTGCTGCGCAGGCTCTAGGTGGCTTGTATGAGCGCGGGGATGAAGGTGTGTGCATTGATCATGCGAAAGCCATCGCTTGGTATAAGCGAGGCGCGGATGAGCAAGACACGATGGCGTGTTTTCTTCACGGCCGGTTGGCTTTGGACGAGTCGTCCTCTGAATACAACCAAGCCATAGGCCTCTATTGGCTGCAGTGGGCTGCCATGAGTGGCGAGGTGCTTGCGAGTGAGCGGTTGGCTGATTTTTACCGCTCTACCTTCGACTCCCCACCTGACCGGGATGGCCGGCTGTACTGTTTCTGGCGAGATATGGCGATCAGCCAAGGGAGTAGGTTGGCGGAGGAGATGCTAGCGCTGGATGGGCAATGCCAATTGGCCAGTAATCGATAG
- a CDS encoding DEAD/DEAH box helicase family protein: MQAIDLQTAKRLIDFSAGRDELRGLGEQQLEGTLALHNKLAQHRVAYLADEVGMGKTYVALGVVALMRRFNPDLRVLYLLPSVNVRDKWMKDFHSFIEHNYLNDDIIVRGIGSLAGPAAPQITCDNLADLVHALASSTARDYFICTSAFSFGLGATVAELEASLDRLVALLPQARNEEQILGVRQQLKRCRDDSGVEALKESVKHCWAAAIYRVLPHFDLVLVDEAHNLRKSRGSSARNRMLATALLGQAGEASRIRRLLLLSATPYDRDLSHLRNQLALFGMEQAAALPERAELHSTEMQQALHRLMVRRLNELQLDNVPHTRNMYRDELRTGDEAEVKMGISEQLFSALVQKRVSQHLQQNFAGRFELGMLASFESYLPGQVQFDGDLQEVAISDSNQPDARDRNVVEQLVRSWKDTFDNRLPPHPKMNWVSTQLSRLAFVEGSKQLVFVRRVSSVSELKGKLDEAYDDWLAHQVAQDMAVMAWFERYRTQYCERSGEVTSEEADENGEPSARSDNFFTWFYRGRNAELNEQQPPALGTLPSSFRNMLGRTSCLFEAGWSRLPGMPRNLVVDWSCWVVNSNDKPSAQRRFRVAQYAWLQTVASVCTGTAASLVASRILRYAYPDWSITDPPGIELNDLSSLQNDLDRLTLWDDLRQQPKLQTLAPEWSVQTFELLSGDVKQAQHELKRQLIHMELIALVCRLDHPFVDLYSLRGVRRDEGNADEALRVAFSDLLARQAEQQGQFCSWQILHDIACNLDLLVKLNFPAAWQKSSTELTRYLSNQISPLQPIAGASGENRTERSPLARRFRMPGYPRILVSTDVFQEGEDLHTFCDSVMHYGIPRSPIALEQKVGRVDRVASLSHRRMLANQRDSARHFIKVRYPHIRQSLEFLQVRESARSLNDFMLSLGRIQTAGASERELQITQQLTDTSPVQPPLRERLSSLFPVQPDDLKGRSQLAQIENHQTALQRRLQHIRQKLTALLGAPPEERPLHWRTGNVELELRTIAGLPELLLSASCEHENAPGWLVDSGRGWASKRIERMQELQADPLRRLQLHYSRDQGWMLRANSEIYAGSQHILQHEELLSLLGRTRGESVGKPLAESLSLLESMLDNLPCPDGIQVLRSSSQMLCYKFEHLGRSQRVRVKARQGHVQLSSRVLDAAATEELARGGDNLLDSALVRYTLRRNAGFDLVDFHVNKQGELAVRACHPLQWLNREELGCIALLVAAEADRLEHIIRGGDDHE; the protein is encoded by the coding sequence ATGCAAGCCATTGATTTGCAAACGGCCAAAAGGCTGATCGATTTCTCTGCTGGACGGGACGAGCTGCGCGGGCTGGGCGAGCAGCAACTAGAGGGCACGCTGGCTCTGCACAATAAGCTGGCACAGCATCGGGTTGCCTATCTGGCCGACGAGGTTGGAATGGGCAAGACCTATGTCGCGCTGGGAGTGGTCGCGCTCATGCGTCGCTTCAATCCGGATCTGCGCGTGCTGTACCTGCTGCCATCGGTCAACGTGCGCGACAAGTGGATGAAGGATTTCCACAGTTTCATTGAGCATAACTACCTTAACGACGACATCATCGTTCGGGGCATCGGCAGCCTGGCCGGACCGGCCGCACCTCAGATTACATGCGACAATCTAGCAGATCTTGTGCATGCGCTAGCCAGCAGTACCGCGCGTGATTACTTCATTTGCACTTCGGCTTTCAGCTTCGGTCTTGGCGCCACTGTCGCTGAATTGGAAGCCAGCCTTGATCGTCTGGTGGCCCTGCTGCCGCAGGCTCGCAACGAGGAGCAGATCCTCGGCGTGCGCCAGCAACTCAAGCGCTGCCGGGATGACAGCGGCGTGGAGGCCCTGAAGGAATCGGTCAAGCATTGCTGGGCAGCAGCCATCTACCGCGTACTGCCGCATTTCGATCTGGTGCTGGTCGATGAGGCGCACAACCTGCGCAAGTCCCGTGGCAGCAGTGCACGCAACCGCATGCTCGCTACTGCGCTGCTGGGGCAGGCGGGCGAGGCTTCCCGGATCAGGCGCCTGTTGCTGCTGTCCGCCACGCCCTACGACCGTGACCTATCTCATTTGCGCAACCAGCTGGCGCTTTTCGGTATGGAGCAAGCGGCAGCTTTGCCGGAAAGAGCCGAACTGCACAGCACTGAGATGCAGCAAGCGCTGCATCGGCTGATGGTGCGCAGGCTGAATGAACTTCAGCTGGACAACGTGCCGCATACCCGCAACATGTACCGCGACGAGCTGCGCACCGGCGACGAAGCTGAAGTGAAGATGGGGATCTCTGAACAATTGTTCAGTGCGCTGGTTCAGAAGCGGGTCAGTCAGCACCTGCAGCAGAACTTCGCAGGCCGTTTCGAGCTGGGTATGTTGGCCTCTTTCGAGAGCTACCTGCCTGGCCAGGTTCAATTCGATGGTGATCTACAAGAAGTGGCCATCAGCGACAGCAACCAGCCCGATGCCCGTGATCGGAACGTGGTCGAGCAACTGGTTCGTTCCTGGAAGGATACTTTTGATAACCGTCTTCCACCGCATCCGAAGATGAATTGGGTCAGTACTCAGCTGTCGCGCCTCGCCTTCGTAGAGGGAAGTAAGCAGCTCGTGTTCGTGCGCCGGGTAAGTAGCGTGAGCGAGCTGAAGGGAAAGCTGGACGAGGCCTACGATGACTGGTTAGCCCACCAAGTGGCACAAGATATGGCGGTTATGGCCTGGTTCGAGCGTTATCGCACGCAGTACTGCGAACGCTCAGGCGAAGTGACCTCGGAAGAGGCTGATGAAAATGGAGAGCCTTCGGCTCGTTCCGACAACTTCTTTACTTGGTTCTACCGTGGTCGCAATGCCGAGCTGAACGAGCAGCAGCCACCGGCGCTGGGTACGCTGCCCAGCTCGTTCCGCAATATGCTGGGTCGTACCAGTTGTTTATTTGAAGCTGGCTGGAGTCGTTTGCCCGGTATGCCGCGTAACCTGGTGGTCGACTGGTCGTGCTGGGTCGTCAATTCGAATGATAAGCCGTCGGCCCAGCGTCGCTTCCGGGTGGCTCAGTATGCTTGGCTGCAGACCGTGGCAAGTGTATGCACAGGGACCGCTGCGTCTTTGGTGGCAAGTCGCATCCTGCGCTATGCCTACCCAGACTGGTCCATCACTGATCCTCCAGGCATTGAACTGAATGACCTAAGCAGTCTGCAGAATGACCTCGATCGGCTCACTCTCTGGGATGACCTGCGCCAGCAACCCAAGCTGCAGACGCTGGCGCCGGAGTGGAGTGTGCAGACTTTTGAGCTTCTGAGTGGCGACGTAAAGCAAGCCCAGCACGAGCTCAAACGTCAACTAATCCATATGGAACTCATTGCGCTGGTTTGTCGTCTGGATCATCCATTTGTCGATCTATACAGCCTGCGTGGCGTGCGGCGCGATGAGGGCAATGCCGACGAGGCGCTAAGGGTTGCGTTCAGCGATCTGCTTGCCCGGCAAGCCGAGCAGCAGGGGCAATTCTGCTCCTGGCAAATTTTGCATGACATCGCTTGCAACCTGGATCTACTGGTCAAGCTCAACTTCCCGGCGGCCTGGCAAAAGTCCAGTACCGAGCTGACCCGCTACCTCAGTAATCAGATCAGTCCACTGCAGCCAATTGCTGGTGCTAGTGGTGAGAATCGTACTGAGCGAAGCCCACTGGCCCGGCGTTTTCGTATGCCCGGTTATCCTCGTATCCTGGTTTCCACAGATGTTTTTCAGGAAGGCGAGGATCTGCATACCTTTTGTGACAGCGTTATGCATTACGGCATTCCGCGTAGTCCGATTGCTCTAGAGCAGAAGGTAGGAAGGGTCGATCGTGTGGCCTCGCTGTCGCACCGACGCATGCTGGCTAACCAGCGCGATAGCGCCCGCCACTTTATCAAGGTGCGCTATCCGCATATTCGTCAGAGCCTGGAGTTCCTGCAGGTACGGGAGTCTGCACGCAGCTTGAACGACTTCATGCTCTCCCTTGGCCGCATCCAGACTGCTGGGGCGAGCGAGCGGGAGCTGCAAATTACACAGCAGCTAACCGATACCTCCCCGGTGCAGCCGCCACTGCGCGAGCGTCTAAGTAGCTTGTTCCCAGTACAGCCTGATGATCTAAAAGGCAGAAGCCAGCTTGCACAGATCGAGAACCATCAGACGGCCCTGCAGCGGCGGCTCCAGCACATACGTCAGAAACTGACGGCCTTGCTGGGTGCCCCACCGGAGGAGCGTCCTCTGCACTGGCGAACAGGTAATGTCGAGCTGGAGTTGCGTACGATCGCCGGTTTGCCGGAGCTGCTGCTATCTGCCAGCTGTGAACATGAAAATGCCCCCGGCTGGCTGGTCGACAGTGGCAGGGGGTGGGCCAGCAAGCGAATCGAGCGCATGCAGGAACTGCAGGCCGATCCGTTGCGCCGATTGCAGTTGCACTACAGTCGCGACCAAGGCTGGATGCTACGCGCTAATAGTGAAATCTATGCTGGCAGTCAGCACATCCTGCAGCATGAAGAGTTGCTCAGCTTGCTTGGCCGAACTAGGGGGGAGTCGGTAGGCAAGCCTTTGGCCGAATCGCTAAGTCTGCTGGAAAGCATGCTGGACAATCTGCCTTGCCCGGATGGCATACAAGTTCTACGCAGCAGCAGCCAGATGTTGTGCTACAAGTTTGAGCACTTGGGGCGCAGCCAGCGTGTGCGGGTAAAGGCTCGTCAGGGCCATGTGCAACTCAGTTCGCGGGTACTGGATGCCGCCGCAACCGAAGAGCTTGCAAGAGGAGGCGATAATCTGCTCGATTCGGCACTGGTGCGTTATACCCTCAGACGTAACGCTGGTTTCGACTTGGTGGACTTTCACGTCAACAAACAGGGTGAGCTCGCTGTGCGAGCCTGCCATCCGCTGCAGTGGCTGAACCGAGAGGAGCTGGGTTGCATAGCTTTACTGGTTGCTGCCGAGGCTGACCGGTTGGAGCACATCATTCGTGGTGGTGACGATCATGAGTGA
- a CDS encoding YafY family protein, whose translation MEQLYRQDLILGLLPNKENALNSSAIHERVTNQGIDVDKRTILRDLSDLELNYPHVHSRPKGKAKLWWAEKSLSRLSMLPTDAMNLVMIMDHAARFGMEAQVQKLTPLREYATSLLKGKRPAQDCSGKIISNTRFVTLSPSTVNPETLEVIQQALLDDATVEAQYLKRGASEPRLLHLKPLGLSYQDSNIYLSCIFKGLPQGNIAALPLHRFLSARTTFEDLPAPKDYDINSVAAQRSLVSLKTDLPAQLKLRVSHTLYERLLENALTADQQLEASADGWWLMTGSLHLSQGLDLWLLSQGEHLEVLEPTELREQIATTARRMAMLYENE comes from the coding sequence ATGGAGCAGCTTTATCGCCAGGACTTGATACTTGGCCTCCTCCCCAACAAGGAAAACGCTCTCAACAGCTCCGCCATTCACGAGCGCGTGACCAACCAAGGCATTGATGTCGACAAGCGCACCATCCTGCGAGACTTGAGTGACCTCGAACTGAACTATCCCCATGTGCACAGCCGCCCTAAGGGCAAAGCCAAGCTATGGTGGGCAGAGAAATCGCTTTCACGCTTAAGCATGTTGCCGACCGACGCGATGAATCTCGTCATGATCATGGATCACGCCGCTCGCTTCGGAATGGAGGCGCAGGTACAAAAGCTCACCCCATTGCGGGAGTACGCAACATCCCTACTGAAGGGAAAACGACCAGCCCAGGATTGCTCAGGCAAGATCATCAGCAACACTCGCTTCGTGACCCTGTCACCAAGCACTGTGAACCCTGAAACACTGGAAGTGATACAACAAGCACTCTTGGACGATGCGACCGTTGAAGCCCAGTATTTGAAGCGCGGAGCCAGTGAGCCTCGGCTGCTACATCTCAAACCATTGGGTCTGTCCTATCAGGACTCCAATATCTATCTGTCCTGCATCTTCAAGGGATTGCCACAAGGCAATATTGCCGCCCTTCCCCTGCATCGCTTTCTTTCAGCCCGCACGACCTTTGAAGATCTCCCGGCCCCCAAGGACTACGACATTAACTCTGTCGCTGCCCAGAGAAGCTTGGTGAGCCTGAAAACGGACTTACCTGCCCAGCTGAAGCTCCGTGTGAGCCACACGCTCTACGAGCGCTTACTGGAGAACGCACTCACCGCTGATCAACAGCTGGAAGCCTCTGCTGATGGCTGGTGGTTGATGACTGGCAGCCTGCACCTCAGCCAAGGGCTGGATCTGTGGTTGCTGAGTCAGGGTGAGCATCTGGAAGTACTTGAGCCTACGGAGTTACGTGAGCAAATCGCAACAACGGCAAGACGCATGGCAATGCTCTACGAGAACGAATAG